agcagtctTGTCAATATTGTCAGCAGAGAGAttaaggactgcatgagcttgggaGACTggtctcccttcttccccctagAAATGGTCAATTTGGGCAAGCTTGAGGACATGTTTGCGATGGAGGTTTTACTTTCTCCTGCTCTATGAATTTAAGTACAGGAGGAGATCAGGTGGCTGGGGTGTCAGTGCAGGACCTTCCCCAGCACAACACTCCCAAAGAATCAGGCTCCAAAGATTGTGCTTTAAGCATCTCACAATAACGGTACTCATCTCCCTGAGCTCTTCATGGTCTACTCAAGAGCTCATGTTCTGACCAGCAGAGACCATCTGCTCCTGGACACGTACAAgggggaaaaggaaaatatttgtctTACCTGTGAATTTTAGTTCTAGGATCCTCCATGTTGGAAAATCTTCATAGTGGGTTTTCTTGGTCTCCCTTGAAAATGGAGGCCAACCTTATCTTTGTTGAGCCTGGGCTTAGGATTGTCCCTTGAAGGACTCTCCAGAATGATAACTGCCAAAGCTGAAAAATCACTTCTTTCTAAAAGTGCTATTTTGCTCAAGCAATTTGCAGAAAAACCTTGACATGAAGCTCAGGGATTTCTGGAAGGAATGTCCTCTTCCCTTTCTCTAACAAATGAGCAATAGCCAGAGAAAAACCTGGGCACAATGCAATCCTCCAATGAAGGGTCTTGGAATAAAAATTGTGAATTTTCCCTCTTGGTTCCCTCCACGTCAGACAGTCTTCACAGTGGGACAAACAAAGCAGAAAACCATCCTGAGGGAAGACAGAGGATTCTATTTACCCATGTAGGTTTGAAAAGGAACTTAAAGGTTACTGGGTCACCCTATTGCATAACACTTTTCTACTAAACATTGTATTTGAACAATTCTCAGTGGTTAAGGGAGGCAGGGAGatataaatgaagctttttaagtCCACCTCTGAGATAAAGGGAGCACAGCTTCTGCTATGAAGTGTCTCTTTCTTACATAGCAGTACCTCTACATCAAAGTCCATTCAGAAAATTAAAACAGGTCTATCAACAGGCTTCCAGCCTCGCCTCTGATACACCAAACAGCAAGATGGTCTAGGTTCCATTCTCGTTTCTGTGCCAAGTTAACTCCATGTCTCCTCCTTGGATCTCAGCTCTTCCCCTCACTTCCACAAGTCAGACAGGAGTTCAGATATGTGCCCCCTACATGGGTTCTGGTATCTGTACTGATCACCAGCTTCTCTGGACTCAACACCAGACAGCTGTAAAAATATTAAGAAAGCATCTGTTGGTGAATTCAAGTAGTGGATTTGGATGAAGATCTTTACATACTGATTTACTGCAATTGCTGTCCAGAAGCAGAGAAAGAATTGTGCTGGGTATCCACATGAAATCAGCTAGTCCAGGAGTTGAGTGAGATTTTATCTTAGGCAAGGTGTGTTAATGTTTGGTGAACTATCTTCTTCCGTCTCTCTTCTGAAATAAAGATCTTCTGATCTTTGATGATGACTTAGTTATTGGAGCTCTGAGCATGCTGTAATTGGGTCGACCACCTGTTCACTCAAAGCCTGAAGGCTTTTACACAAGGCCCAGGAGACACTGCTAACATAAGAAGGTCATCCAGACTAGGGTAGATATGTATCCCTTTCACTTGAAAGGAAGGTTGATGAAACATTGGGCTATATATGCATTTAGAAGCTGAGTCCAAAAGGGCACTGCTTTGTATTGAAAATGCTTCTTCTGGGAGCAGAACCTAAAGTATCCCTGGGTGACTCTCCCCATGCATACCTTCAGTACATCTCCTGGAGGTGTATTTTCATATTGCGGAGTTTGGAGGCGATAATGCTGCAAGGACTGATTTCAGTATTTCTGCATAGAATATTGATTTCCTCGTGGAAGATCTAAAATGCGCTGTGTGCTATTGTTTCTTTGTACAACAAAGAACCTTATGCCTTTTCCAAAATATGTTTTCCATGAAACTGGTTCTATCATTCTAACGTGTAGAAAATGGACTTCTGCACCCTTCATCTTTAGATTCTACAAAGAGACTTGCTGTTGCTAttattgatttatattaattCACTTTGGGGAAAGGATACACTTGATCCTTGGACAAGAATGAGCTCTATTGAACAGACTTCCCTGATTATCTCAAGTACCCATTTTTGTAAGTGGGTCAGTCACAGATAAAAACCCATCGTTAAAGTCACAGAGGGAGGGTTTGCCCAAACTTGGAAATCCAAAAAATCACCCAATGCTTATGGGGCTTGATGTTTTTTCCCCGCAAAAGAATCCCAGCCTGAGTCTTCCACCTCTCGGGAAAGGCAGTAATGGCTTCTTCCTCATGTGACATCTAAGCTGGAGCTTAGAAGAGCAGAGAGGTTTCAAAGGGAACACTGGCTGAGATGAAGCGGTTTGAAGATATTCTcactggaaggagggagggatgtaTTACTTTGTATATAGCCTCAGAGACTGCTTTGTTAATGGGCCCCCCCAAGAGGATATAAGTTCCTGTGGGACCCCTAGAGGCAGGAAGGGGAAAGGTGGGAGGGCTATCTCCTAGGGAAGGGGATCTGAATCACCTCACCCCATGCTCCCTGCTGCTGAGTCGAGAGTGAGCAGGGCCTGACCACACAGAATGAGGAGTGAGTTGGAGCCGCTAAAGATAAACACCTTCATTGGTGAGCAGAAAAGTCGCAGCAGCTGCCATCTTTCCTGGCAGCTGAGGCCTTGCAGCTAAAACAACTTGTGAGAAGAGGGGATGCTTTGGAGCCTTCTCAGCACAGATCTCACCTGCCCTGGGGATTCAGGTGGTTCCATAAAACTTTCCTGCTTGCAAGGCAAGCTGTGGAAATAGGGGGCCCATATGGGGGCGCTGAAAAAACTTGCCACTGATTGTGGCCTGGCCTCAGGGAAGGCAGCTTCCACGCATCTTGGCTAGGCATGGACCTCACCCATCTTCCAGCTAGGAGCTGGGTCCTGGGGAGAGCTGCTCTCCTTCAAATCTGCCTCAAAGCCAAATGGAATTCTTTTTGTTCTGACAAACCTCAAAGCCAACGAAGAGAGAGACATTTCGTTAAACGTCTGTCAGAAACCCTGCAAAGGGAACTCTGGAGCGAGCTGCGTGGAGGCAGAGCTCCAACAGTCCTTCCTGAGGGGCAGCTCTGAGCCGAGGCTGAGAACAAAGATCTGGTCTGCCTCCAGTTGCCATGGAGACCGGGAACACCCCACTGTGAGGTGTGCCTGACAGGCAGGGGGCTGAGAACGCAGGTGCTTAGCACGGATGGAAAGCCGTGCCCATCTCTTCCTGCTGCAGACAGCTTTTACCATCCCAGCGGGCTGAAGTCCAACCCTTTCCCCCTTTCAGTGAAACTGGAATCACCAGACCTCAGCAAACTAAGCTCACAGACCAAAGGCACATACTCTGCTTTTATTTAGTTTCTCTTTAGAgcctgctctccctctccctggtctCTCTGCGAAGGTCCATGAGCCTCCCAGGGCAATCTAAGACGAGAGggctttttaatataatttattacTAGCCTGCAGCTTCAGAAAACAGAAGGCTGCAACTCTGACTGCTTATGGGGTGATTAACAGCTTTAATTTGCGGCCCGCAGCTCAACAGATCCCTTGGGGTTGACAAAATACATATAGCAATCTCAAGTTGGTCCCCTGAAGCCCTGACTCTCCCTAGATGATTCAGAACTGCTCTTTCGTCTCTCCCTATGCCACTTGAAAAGGTTGTTGCCCCACAAAATGCAGCAAGCACCAGATCCATACCTAGCCCAACAGTCAGCCAAGCTTTCAGTTAGAAAATGCCTTTGGAAATCAGACCATCAGGTAAGGCAGAGCCCTGCAAGCATGGGACATAGTCTTCAGAAATCACGCCCCTACCCTGAAATCTGAAGTCAGACTGTAAATAACAGGCACTCCCAAGTAGGGTTAGCAATTCTGACCTAACAATTCTGTGCATAGGAATGGGGAGCCAGGGATTTCTACACCCAGGTTGACAGAGActgaccttggataagtcatgTCCCCTCCATACCTTCTCCTATCTGTGAAGTGGCAACTCTAATGCTGAACTTCCTGCTAGGATGGAGAAGATACTCGGGCACTAGGTAAGGGCAGAGTGtaagcagcagctctgctttcTCTGCTTCTAAGTCTATCAGGCTTCATTCACACACTAGAGCGATGgttctctaattttttttttccacggagcacttgaaaattgctgagagtcTTGGtgcaccacttaatgatctttccaaatgttttttgtactgttagctaactattggaAAGAGCTGTGGATAAAACCGCTATAGatataaactattttttttgttctacaaataaaagcacacaattcatattttgatatcagtagtcttacctttctaatgcaatggatgtgccctctctcccccgctgCGGCAGCCCcggagctggggctgaggagtggagggtctttccctctctcccctgctgcggTAGAccctgagctgggggtgggaaggagggctctctccccccaacacctgcagccctggagctaggaaaagtcacctctttctctggccgccatagccctgcacatcccaagttccccccatccctcttcccaccccactgccccctcccaccttccccctattctaaggccaccacctcaccttacacaTGCGTCTTCTCCAGAGTCCAGGCACCTCATTACTGGAGCCATGCCTGCGCAGCTCTACTCATTAGGTGGGTGACCCTTCCTTCTCTTGTGTGCGGTCACCCAGCTGCgtaccttagagggaactatccgcggaccacctgaatgaAGCTTGCAGACTACTGGTGGTTCAcgaaccacagtttgagaacctctgcgcTATAGAGTAGCAATGGCCTCACAGAAGCTCTGTCAGAATGGAGACAGGAAAGCCACATGATGGTCTTTATGCTACGGAAAGAGGGCTGTGTGGTAGGTGGCCAACACACCACCTGCTGCCGCATCCTTACAAGGACTCGGAGTGCCACAGACAGGGATGAAACAGCTGCATGTGACTTAAGCAGTTTGACTTTCATTGTGAATTTCCCATGCAGATAGAAATAGAAGAGGAGCCAAGTTCTCAGCTGCAGGACGAACATTTCCTGGGGCATGGCTCAGAGCATAAAGCGCAGATGCTCCGCTTTGCCGAGAGGACAGTTTGTCTTCAGCCACCATATCCTGCTGGGCACTCAGACCCACTTTCTGCTGAGGCACAGATGCCACAAATTAATACACAGCACTGGCCTAGAACAGTTCTTATTCGTTAGATAAATTACAGTGGCTGCCTCTGGAGAAGTCAAAGGACCCCCTGGTAAGTTAAAGAGGAGGACAGATGGGCTCAACAGTGTGTACAATTTGCATGAACAGGGACCAGTGTGTTACTGAAGATGCTGCTTTCCcacgttccaggccaatgagagctgaatTCCTTAGAGAAGCAGATGGCTGCTATTCCCCACACATTGACAGGTGCGCCTCCTCCCGAGAGGGGCCACAATAACCCAGAAGGAGATGAAGGACTTAGAGGCGTGGACACAGAGTTTAAAAATGGGGAACTTTAAACATGGTCCTTTGCCAGGTCTCCCAATACAACTAATTGGTAAATCCCCTTCTTATTCCTCTAACAGTGTCTCGTCCCACCTAAGCAAGTAAAGGGAGCTCACTCACTGCTCCTCTTATTGAGGAACAGCTGCTAAAGGAAAAGTACAGCTTTTCAGAGAGACCATTTGAGCTTCAGGCTACTACAGGAATCCAGTGAAGAGAGGTACCACAGACCTAGGGAATGGCATAGctggaaagggaaaaaggagaatCCTAGGGGCATTAGAGGATGCAACATAAGCACAACATTCTTCACTTAGCAGAggttttaatatttatttgatACAGGTCTAGAAAAGAGGAACAGAAAACAAGGGGGAAGGTCGGATCCTTCTTCAGGTTCAAACATCACTCTCTGTACACAGAAGCAATGCTAAGCATTGTGCACCTGTTTGAACCTGTTTTGTTGTGTACTCCCCATTTGCTTGGAGTACAGCCCTGTCTTTCACTGGTCCATCAAAAATCTGTTGACTTGCTTTAGGTAGTCCGGTTTCAAGtaatcccccagctcccccttgcTGACCCACACATAGtcttctctcctctctgcttGGAGCAGATCACCGCTCTGGAGGAGGGCTTTGAAGAAGAATATTTTGGCCCCAACACTGCCCTCTGTCCTGAGGGCCCTGGGGAACTTGTACTTATAAAGCCCGCATGGTGCATTCCCTAGGAATTTGGCCTGGATGCAATTTCCTGTGAGGTCCCAGGGATCCCGAGggggaaagaaaacaaagcaagagaTCAGGTCACACGATAGCAGCTGCCGCATCCAAGGGGTAACAGTGGAACAGCACAGGATACATGCTTAGTTTTGGTTCAGTTCTGTTCTCTCTTTCTAGCAAGAACACCTCCTCCCGCAGGTTCACACTGTGCCACACCTCCCTCttaggggcttttttttttttttttttttttttttttttttaaagagtcccAATAACCCCTCGCAAGGACTGGCCAGAGGTAGCGCGGTCCTGGGGATCATAAAGTgccaccccccccaccctctgtcaggCTAACTGGGTTGTTTCCACAGTGCTCCCCTGCTGGGAAGCAAGTGACCTTGCTGAGGATAGGCTTTACATGCCAAGAAAGGCTGCTAATGAGCTGTGTGTGGTGGAGACAGAAGCCCTTTCCCCCACAACAGCACTAGATACCAGTCAGGAGCCAGTCCCTGGGGTTGAAACATTGCAGACCCTAAAGCCACATTGAAGAAATCATTGGGCCAGCTCGCTGCAGTtaccaacaacaacaaagtcttactcttagagtatgtctacacttatggTGGTGTGCAGAgtatgcgcgcgcacacacacacacacccctaccttccTTGCAAGGGTATAAATGGCAGGGTAGATGGTGAGGCATGGCTTGGATGAGTAGAGTGCCCTACATGCCTGAACTCCTCAGGTACACACCCTACATAGGCTCTCTACATAATAGGCAGCACCTCCCtgtctacgctgctattttttAACAGCTGCAGTGTTCCTCTGCATCCCTGCTGCCAAAGTCTCTCTCTGCGGTGCCTAGCTACTTATTGCAGCGAtaagtgtggacacagcctacTTTTCACGGCAGCTGCATGTGTGGTACCTGTACTCTCCATGCCGCCATAAGAATAGACATAGGATTGGGCACCTAGTGCCCCCTGTAGACAGTCAGTACACTAGCAGTTGAGTTGGAACGTAAAGCAACTCCCCCTGAAATGGGCAATACCTTGGGCTTCCCATCAACTTTACTCAGACACAACTCTCCTCAGAGACCCCATTGGGTGCAACTCACCCCCTCTGCTGCTACATGTCCTTTCTCTAGCCAATCCTAATGGAGTATAATGGGGCTCTGCTAGTATGAGCAGATAATACACAAGAGAAAGAAAtggggacaggaaggggtggCAGCAGCTGCACAGCAGATGACTTACCTGAGACAGTAGCCAAGGCTCTCTCTGCAGTGCTTCGCAACGTCTCTCCAGCCTGCCACTCTGCTTGAGGCAGGAGCCACAACTCTTGGTTGCCAACTTTCTCTTTGACCAGAAGCATCAGATTCCGATCCAGCTTCCTGTTCAAAGATGTCCGGTCATTGCGCTTATCAGCATCTGCCAAGAGAGAACAGATTCTAGAGACAGAAAGTCTCCAAGCGGGATGGCGTCATCCAGTACCTAGCTCTTCAGAGCCCAAGCCTTCCTCTCGCTCAGACCCTGACAACAAGGACACACAGAACAATTCCGAGTGATGCTTCTAGATACAAATGCTTCTTATTTCTTGGGAGAGTGGAATAAACTCCCTCAAGAAATAAGAAACATCACAAACCTAGCTGctttccactccaagtgcaaggcacatttctttgacatTGCCTTTTCTAACATAGGCCCATAGTAAAaggtatatttatttaaaaaaaaaaaaaaaaaaactaccaccAAAACAagacatctgctcaatatgcagtggcagttaaaaaagTTAGCAGtgcgttaggaaccattaagaaagagatagctaaaacagaaaatatcataatgcgactatataaacccatggtatatCTAGACCTTGAATACTCcattcagttctggtcacctaaAAAGAGATATTAGTAATGAAAATGGTatacagaagagcaacaaaaatgattaggggtatggtaGCTTCCATACaagcagaaattaaaaagatttggactgttcatcttagaaaagagatagataagggaggatatgatagaggtttataaaatcacgaatggtgtagggaaagtgaataaggaagtgttatttaccccttcacataacacaaggactAGAAGGTGACTGgaaaaaattaataggcagcaggtttaaaataataataataataataataataataataaaggaagcacttcttcacacaatgcacagtcaacctatggaacccATTGCCATGAGATGTTGTGAACGCCAAAAGTAtaatggggttaaaaaaaattagataaattcacgaaggacaggtccatcaatggctatctgcAATGCTCCGGGTACCCCTAAACCTCCAGTTGCCATTGGCTGGGACTACCCAAAAGGGTATAGCACACTCAAAAttgcactgttctgttcattctctctgatgcATCTGGAACTggtcattgtcagaagacaggacactggattaGAACAACCGTTGTTTtgacccagaatggctgttcttatgttctcaaaaCACTCCACCACACATGCTTCACCCGCTGGGGAgatgatgagagaacaaacagcaTATGATAGACATTAGTCATGTTACTTAAtacactactggaaggcactcagatactatggtgttgAGCAAAGTACAAGAACCTATATACAACAGAATAGGTGTCACCTAGGGATCTGGATGGAATCCATTGATTTTCAGTCATGTCTCATAAAAGCGAAAGCAGGATTGCACTTGAAAtgctcttcttttaaaaaagaccATTTAAAACAAGTAGTTTAAGTCTCTAGTTCAACTTAGTGCCTAATAACTAAGAGTCAACGTTTATGTAGGACCTACATAATTACAACACTAGTATCGTGTGCTCTTGTGAACTACAACTGGGAGTCAGTCTGGTCATGATTTTTCTGATAAGGACAGAATAACCAGCCTCCATACTTTTCTCACAGAACCTTTGAGAGGGCTATTTTCACAGACTGGATAACTCATCCTACAATAGCTGAAAGGGGTCATGGGAGTCCCATGGAAGCTCCCTCTTCCTGAGGGCTCA
This sequence is a window from Gopherus evgoodei ecotype Sinaloan lineage chromosome 10, rGopEvg1_v1.p, whole genome shotgun sequence. Protein-coding genes within it:
- the MRPL46 gene encoding 39S ribosomal protein L46, mitochondrial; protein product: MAAPMQRTLCGGAVRWRWALGPRWMSASAAPRWRLMGALCLQRLPSITQALSPEQEEMAQLVQQIEVEKSIFSDYELRHLAEEEQLKKRKDHTHVEEADSGQAIVLAQDLEDAWEQKFQRFKAGPRITDADKRNDRTSLNRKLDRNLMLLVKEKVGNQELWLLPQAEWQAGETLRSTAERALATVSGNCIQAKFLGNAPCGLYKYKFPRALRTEGSVGAKIFFFKALLQSGDLLQAERREDYVWVSKGELGDYLKPDYLKQVNRFLMDQ